Proteins from a single region of Gemmatimonadetes bacterium SCN 70-22:
- a CDS encoding glycosyl transferase — protein sequence MMAALSTALAPILAGLDASILLYFVCINAAYLTLVACSTWELVIHILSIRGESRARVLGSAVTPSISILAPAYNEEATIAESVTALLALHYANLELVVVNDGSPDRTLDVLKQRFALVPIHSIVWRRIDTRAVRGLYRSRTHPNLLVVDKENGGKADALNAGLNLATGDLVCVIDADTIVDADALQRLARPFLSHHDVLAAGGTIRIANGSAISAGRVTDACAPRNFVAGVQVVEYFRAFIFGRLGWNRLGGNLIISGAFGLFRRDAMIAVGGYTHDTVGEDMELVLKLRRQAYEAGRKHRILFVPDAVAWTECPESLRVLGRQRDRWHRGLTDVLWRHRTMFLNPRYGVVGLWCYPYFVFVELLAPVLELLGWVGLTLGMAAGLLDASFAALFFLLAYGIGAVLSAYSLLLEEWSFNRFTRFGDRVRLLLYLVLESFGYRQLTVVWRLRGIWKFLRGRTDWGRMERRGFAAAAAPVSATHHATSASATSAPAPSAHAGSGRAPATHPAFTRVPSPHSAAALPVTPGVVSTSDSHPGRPPAAA from the coding sequence ATGATGGCCGCGCTCTCCACCGCGCTTGCCCCCATCCTGGCGGGGCTCGACGCCTCGATCCTCCTGTACTTCGTCTGCATCAATGCGGCATACCTGACGCTGGTTGCCTGCTCCACGTGGGAGCTGGTGATCCACATCCTCAGCATCCGCGGCGAGAGTCGTGCTCGCGTCCTGGGTTCGGCTGTCACCCCGTCCATCAGCATCCTGGCCCCTGCCTACAACGAGGAAGCGACGATCGCCGAGAGCGTGACCGCCCTCCTGGCGCTGCACTATGCCAACCTCGAGCTGGTCGTGGTCAACGACGGGTCGCCGGACCGGACGCTGGACGTACTGAAGCAGCGCTTCGCGCTCGTCCCCATCCACTCCATCGTCTGGCGTCGCATCGACACCAGGGCGGTGCGGGGGCTGTACCGCTCGCGCACGCATCCCAACCTGCTCGTGGTGGACAAGGAGAACGGGGGAAAGGCCGATGCCCTCAACGCGGGGCTCAACCTGGCCACGGGCGACCTGGTCTGCGTCATCGACGCCGACACCATCGTCGACGCCGACGCCCTGCAGCGCCTGGCGCGCCCCTTCCTGAGCCACCATGACGTGCTTGCGGCTGGCGGCACGATCCGCATCGCCAACGGGTCGGCGATCTCGGCCGGGCGGGTGACCGACGCCTGCGCCCCACGCAACTTCGTGGCCGGCGTGCAGGTGGTCGAGTACTTCCGCGCCTTCATCTTCGGACGGCTCGGGTGGAACCGCCTGGGCGGGAACCTGATCATCTCCGGCGCCTTCGGCCTCTTCCGCCGCGACGCCATGATCGCGGTCGGCGGCTACACGCATGACACCGTGGGCGAGGACATGGAGCTCGTCCTCAAGCTGCGCCGCCAGGCGTACGAAGCGGGGCGCAAGCACCGCATCCTGTTCGTCCCCGATGCCGTGGCCTGGACCGAGTGCCCCGAGTCGCTGCGCGTGCTGGGGCGCCAGCGCGACCGCTGGCACCGGGGGCTCACCGACGTGCTCTGGCGCCACCGGACCATGTTCCTCAACCCGCGATACGGCGTGGTGGGGCTCTGGTGCTACCCGTACTTCGTCTTCGTCGAGCTCCTGGCCCCGGTGCTGGAGCTGCTGGGGTGGGTCGGGCTCACGTTAGGCATGGCGGCCGGCCTCCTCGACGCCTCGTTCGCCGCGCTCTTCTTCCTCCTGGCCTACGGCATCGGGGCCGTGCTCAGCGCCTACTCGCTCCTGCTGGAGGAATGGAGCTTCAACCGCTTCACGCGCTTCGGCGACCGCGTCCGCCTCCTGCTCTACCTGGTCCTCGAATCCTTCGGCTACCGGCAGCTCACCGTGGTCTGGCGACTGCGAGGGATCTGGAAGTTCCTGCGCGGGCGGACCGACTGGGGGCGCATGGAACGGCGTGGCTTTGCGGCGGCGGCGGCTCCCGTCTCGGCCACTCACCACGCGACCTCTGCCTCCGCGACATCCGCCCCCGCGCCCAGCGCCCATGCGGGATCCGGCCGCGCGCCCGCCACGCACCCCGCATTCACCCGTGTCCCATCGCCCCATTCCGCCGCCGCCCTCCCCGTGACGCCAGGCGTCGTTTCGACCTCCGACTCTCATCCGGGCCGCCCACCGGCTGCCGCCTGA